One region of Algihabitans albus genomic DNA includes:
- a CDS encoding TRAP transporter small permease: MIERLIHRAALSLALAGGGALLAMTGLTVVSVTGRGLIALGLGPVPGDYELVEMAAAFAIFSFLPWCQLQRGHVTVDLFMAPLGRRVNLAADLIGNLLLTAAAGVIAWRLWLGLQDRLSFGETSFILGIPLWIGYVFAALGAALFVVVSAYTALRSLRELRETTAAPTSGPPPGKGWPS, from the coding sequence GTGATCGAACGTTTGATCCACAGAGCCGCGCTGAGCCTGGCGCTCGCCGGCGGCGGCGCCTTGCTGGCCATGACCGGCCTGACCGTCGTGAGCGTCACCGGACGGGGCCTGATCGCCCTCGGCCTCGGACCGGTGCCCGGCGACTACGAACTGGTCGAGATGGCGGCGGCCTTTGCGATCTTCAGCTTCCTACCCTGGTGCCAGCTCCAGCGCGGCCATGTGACGGTCGACCTCTTCATGGCACCCCTGGGCCGACGGGTGAACCTGGCCGCGGATCTGATCGGCAACCTTCTCCTGACCGCGGCGGCGGGCGTGATCGCGTGGCGCCTCTGGCTCGGTCTCCAGGATCGGCTGTCCTTCGGGGAGACGAGCTTCATCTTGGGCATCCCCCTGTGGATCGGCTACGTCTTCGCGGCTCTCGGCGCGGCGCTCTTCGTGGTCGTCAGCGCCTATACGGCCTTGCGCAGCCTGCGGGAGCTGCGGGAGACGACGGCCGCTCCGACCTCGGGCCCACCCCCGGGCAAGGGCTGGCCGTCATGA
- a CDS encoding TRAP transporter large permease, whose translation MSGIELGLLAFPILILLIFLRIPIGLAMLLIGFFGVWIITGSERPILAQLKSVPYDTFSNYSLSIVPLFLLMGQFATRGGMSRALFQAAAAWLGHRRGGIAMASVGACGAFGAICGSSLATAATMGQVALPELKRFGYSGALSTASLAAGGTLGILIPPSVILVIYAILTEQNIAKLFVAAFVPGILAALGYMLTIAIYVRVFPESAGRRAASPMDERWRALVQVWPVLAIFLLVIGGIYAGWFTPTEGAAVGAAGTGIVAWVNGGLDWRGLRDAILATAVSTGMIFFILLGAAVFNSFLAFSQLPQEAARFIGDSGYSPWLVLLAILLCYLVFGCVMDSLSMILLTIPIFFPIIMALDFGMTPEQTALWFGILVLIVVEVGLITPPVGMNLFVINSMSGGVPIGQTYRGALPFICSDFLRVALLVLFPGITLFLVSALF comes from the coding sequence ATGAGCGGCATCGAGCTGGGTCTGCTGGCCTTCCCGATTCTCATTCTCCTGATCTTCCTCCGCATCCCGATCGGGCTGGCAATGCTGCTGATCGGCTTTTTCGGAGTCTGGATCATCACCGGCAGCGAGCGGCCGATCCTGGCCCAGCTCAAGTCGGTCCCCTACGACACCTTCTCCAACTACTCCCTCTCCATCGTGCCGCTGTTCCTGCTGATGGGACAGTTCGCGACGCGCGGCGGCATGTCCCGCGCGCTCTTTCAGGCCGCCGCCGCCTGGCTGGGACATCGGCGCGGCGGAATCGCGATGGCCTCGGTCGGCGCCTGCGGCGCCTTCGGGGCGATCTGCGGCTCCTCGCTCGCCACGGCCGCTACGATGGGACAGGTTGCGCTACCGGAGCTCAAACGCTTCGGCTACTCCGGCGCCCTTTCGACCGCGAGTCTCGCGGCCGGCGGCACCTTGGGCATTCTGATTCCGCCCTCGGTCATTCTGGTGATCTACGCGATCCTGACCGAACAGAACATCGCCAAGCTCTTCGTCGCGGCCTTCGTGCCCGGCATCCTGGCCGCGCTCGGCTACATGCTCACTATCGCCATATATGTTCGCGTCTTCCCGGAGTCCGCCGGGCGACGCGCAGCGAGCCCGATGGACGAGCGTTGGCGGGCTCTGGTCCAAGTCTGGCCGGTGCTTGCGATCTTCCTGCTGGTGATCGGCGGAATCTACGCGGGCTGGTTCACGCCGACCGAAGGAGCCGCCGTCGGCGCGGCCGGAACCGGCATCGTCGCCTGGGTCAATGGCGGCCTCGACTGGCGTGGGTTGCGCGACGCGATCCTGGCGACCGCGGTCTCCACCGGTATGATCTTCTTCATCCTGCTTGGCGCCGCGGTCTTCAACTCCTTCCTCGCCTTCTCCCAGCTTCCGCAGGAGGCGGCCCGCTTCATCGGCGACAGCGGCTATAGCCCCTGGCTGGTCCTGCTCGCCATTCTGCTTTGCTACCTGGTGTTCGGCTGCGTCATGGACTCCCTGTCGATGATCCTGCTGACCATTCCGATTTTCTTTCCGATCATCATGGCGCTGGACTTCGGCATGACGCCGGAACAGACCGCGCTCTGGTTCGGCATCCTGGTTCTGATCGTGGTCGAGGTCGGACTGATCACGCCACCCGTCGGCATGAACCTCTTCGTCATCAACTCCATGTCGGGGGGCGTCCCGATCGGGCAAACCTATCGCGGCGCCCTGCCGTTCATCTGCAGCGACTTCCTTCGGGTCGCGCTGCTGGTGCTTTTCCCGGGTATCACACTCTTCCTCGTTTCGGCCCTCTTCTGA
- the pobA gene encoding 4-hydroxybenzoate 3-monooxygenase, with protein sequence MSKRVKVGIIGSGPAGLLLGQLLHRAGIETVILERRSQDYVLGRIRAGVLEQGAVGLMDKAGCGTRLHSEGLVHAGVNLAFDGELHRIDLEELTGGDTVMVYGQTEVTHDLMDARAEVGAPTIYEADKVQPHDFDGQSPYLTYEKDGRSHRLDCDFIAGCDGYHGISRQSAPQNILKTYERIYPFGWLGLLADVPPANHELVYANSARGFALCSMRSLERSRYYIQCDLNDAVEAWSDEAFWDELRHRLPDRLAQCVTTGPSIEKSIAPLRSFVAEPLRFGRLFLCGDAGHIVPPTGAKGLNLAASDVHYLYEALAAYYRDGSEAGIDGYSAAALARVWKAERFSWWFTTMMHRFPDDGPFGQKIQEAELDYLVGSRAAATSLAENYVGLPY encoded by the coding sequence ATGAGCAAGCGCGTCAAAGTGGGAATCATCGGGTCCGGTCCGGCCGGTCTCCTGTTGGGTCAACTGCTGCATCGGGCCGGCATCGAGACGGTCATCCTGGAGCGCCGCTCCCAGGACTACGTCCTCGGCCGTATCCGGGCCGGCGTGCTTGAACAGGGCGCGGTCGGCCTGATGGACAAGGCCGGCTGCGGCACGCGCCTGCACAGCGAAGGGCTGGTCCATGCCGGGGTCAACCTCGCCTTCGACGGCGAGCTGCACCGGATCGATCTGGAGGAGCTGACCGGCGGCGACACCGTCATGGTCTACGGACAGACCGAGGTCACCCACGACCTGATGGATGCCCGCGCGGAGGTGGGGGCCCCGACGATCTACGAAGCGGATAAGGTCCAGCCGCACGACTTCGACGGGCAGAGCCCTTACCTGACCTACGAGAAGGACGGTCGGAGCCATCGCCTCGACTGCGACTTCATCGCCGGTTGCGACGGCTACCACGGGATCAGCCGACAGTCCGCGCCGCAGAACATCCTGAAGACCTACGAGCGGATTTATCCTTTCGGCTGGCTGGGTCTGTTGGCCGACGTGCCGCCGGCAAATCACGAGCTGGTCTACGCCAACAGCGCGCGCGGCTTCGCCCTCTGCTCGATGCGGTCGCTGGAGCGCAGCCGCTATTACATCCAGTGCGATCTGAACGACGCGGTCGAAGCCTGGTCGGACGAGGCCTTCTGGGACGAGTTGCGTCATCGTCTGCCGGATCGGCTCGCCCAGTGCGTGACCACGGGCCCTTCGATCGAGAAATCGATCGCGCCGCTGCGTTCCTTCGTCGCCGAGCCCCTGCGCTTCGGCCGCCTGTTCCTCTGCGGCGATGCCGGACATATCGTACCGCCGACCGGCGCCAAGGGCCTGAACCTCGCCGCCAGCGACGTGCACTATCTCTACGAAGCCCTGGCCGCCTACTACCGGGACGGCTCCGAGGCCGGCATCGACGGCTATTCCGCCGCCGCCCTGGCCCGGGTCTGGAAGGCCGAGCGCTTCTCCTGGTGGTTCACCACCATGATGCACCGCTTCCCCGACGACGGCCCCTTCGGCCAGAAGATCCAGGAAGCCGAGTTGGACTATCTGGTCGGCTCACGCGCCGCCGCGACATCACTCGCCGAGAACTACGTCGGCCTGCCTTATTGA
- the pncA gene encoding bifunctional nicotinamidase/pyrazinamidase → MTTVTLGESDCLVVIDLQNDFMPGGALAVPDGDAVVPVINRIAARFQHVIATQDWHPAGHSSFASAHPGRSPFETIQAAYGEQTLWPDHCVQGTSGAAFHGDFNPERVELILRKGFRPGIDSYSAFTENDRSTTTGLEGYLRARGFRRLFFAGLATDFCVGWSVEDARAAGFQAVLIEDACRAIDLGDSRAAAVSAMEAAGARILRSSELPS, encoded by the coding sequence ATGACGACGGTAACGCTTGGCGAGTCCGACTGCCTGGTAGTGATCGACCTGCAGAACGACTTCATGCCGGGCGGCGCGCTGGCCGTTCCGGACGGAGACGCCGTGGTGCCGGTGATCAACCGTATCGCCGCGCGCTTCCAACATGTCATCGCAACCCAGGACTGGCATCCGGCCGGCCACAGCTCTTTCGCTTCCGCGCACCCGGGCCGGTCGCCCTTCGAGACGATCCAGGCGGCCTACGGCGAACAGACGCTCTGGCCGGACCACTGCGTTCAAGGCACGTCCGGCGCGGCCTTTCATGGCGACTTCAATCCCGAGCGGGTCGAACTGATTCTGCGAAAGGGCTTTCGTCCGGGCATCGATTCCTACTCCGCCTTCACGGAAAACGACCGCAGTACGACGACCGGTCTGGAGGGCTACTTGCGAGCTCGCGGCTTCCGGAGACTGTTCTTCGCCGGGCTGGCGACGGACTTCTGCGTAGGCTGGTCGGTGGAGGATGCGCGTGCCGCCGGTTTCCAAGCCGTCCTGATCGAGGATGCCTGCCGCGCCATCGATCTCGGGGACTCCCGCGCTGCTGCGGTATCGGCCATGGAAGCAGCGGGCGCACGGATCCTCCGCTCGTCGGAACTTCCCAGCTAG
- a CDS encoding class I SAM-dependent methyltransferase encodes MKFKNLGKTLRFGIGPRGREREKAAKRKLRDAKFRDDGIWSHEGDIVQRRYASYEAYVEHQASKLEGIRSRLNDTIDEDYQDFLRRFRDCTVLNEAANVLCLGARLGTEVRALHALGIFSVGIDLNPGTDNRHVLPGDFHAVAFPDRSVQAIYTNALDHVFTIEQFMAEVRRLLVPGGHFVVDMVDGYAEGFTPGDFEATAWRDKGVLMDRIASCGGLTRLEVRDLGTLRMEHWMQAVFQSPAD; translated from the coding sequence GTGAAGTTCAAAAATCTGGGTAAGACCTTGCGCTTCGGCATCGGCCCCCGGGGACGGGAGCGTGAGAAGGCGGCGAAACGGAAACTGCGCGACGCCAAGTTCCGGGACGACGGCATCTGGTCGCACGAGGGTGATATCGTCCAGCGCAGATATGCCTCCTACGAGGCTTACGTGGAACACCAAGCCTCCAAACTGGAGGGCATCAGGTCCCGCCTCAATGACACGATCGACGAGGACTACCAGGACTTCCTTCGCCGTTTTCGCGACTGTACCGTTTTGAACGAGGCCGCCAACGTGCTGTGCCTCGGCGCGCGCCTGGGTACGGAGGTGCGCGCCCTCCACGCGCTGGGTATCTTCTCCGTCGGCATCGACCTCAATCCCGGCACCGACAATCGCCATGTCTTGCCGGGCGATTTCCATGCCGTTGCCTTTCCCGACCGGTCGGTCCAGGCGATCTATACCAATGCCCTGGACCACGTCTTCACCATCGAACAGTTCATGGCCGAGGTCCGTCGTCTGCTGGTACCCGGCGGTCACTTCGTCGTCGACATGGTGGACGGCTACGCGGAGGGCTTCACGCCCGGTGACTTCGAGGCGACTGCTTGGCGGGACAAGGGCGTCCTCATGGATCGTATCGCTTCCTGCGGCGGTCTGACCCGTCTCGAGGTGCGCGACCTCGGCACATTGCGCATGGAACATTGGATGCAGGCGGTGTTTCAATCTCCCGCCGACTAG
- a CDS encoding PAS domain-containing protein produces MTWNTLGSNTTARDHLAVVGDPEIGGADQPRPATIHPACFPEPDFINLFSCWQGFKGLGAVPLRSAIDPTLLPRKLLQNISIIERLISVDGERFRYRLAGTAIEQAAGRSLTWAYLDEILPAKGYGAQVHRQLRLLTELEAPVYAEGAYLTCVDDRTGLRTTCHLMLPLADDAGAIRYVLTAQTFGTLRNLNHAPFLQADDFQSGRMAIVRTR; encoded by the coding sequence ATGACTTGGAATACCCTCGGCAGCAACACGACGGCGCGAGACCACCTTGCCGTCGTGGGCGATCCCGAAATCGGCGGAGCGGACCAGCCCCGCCCGGCGACAATACACCCGGCCTGTTTCCCGGAACCCGACTTCATCAACCTCTTCAGTTGCTGGCAGGGCTTTAAGGGTCTCGGGGCCGTGCCCTTGCGCTCGGCCATCGATCCGACCTTGTTGCCGCGCAAGCTGCTGCAAAACATCTCCATCATCGAACGGCTGATCTCCGTCGACGGAGAGCGCTTTCGTTACCGTCTGGCAGGCACGGCCATCGAGCAGGCCGCCGGTCGCAGTCTCACCTGGGCCTATCTCGACGAGATCCTGCCGGCCAAGGGCTACGGAGCACAGGTTCACCGGCAGCTGCGGTTGCTGACCGAGCTGGAAGCACCTGTCTACGCGGAAGGTGCCTACCTGACCTGTGTCGACGACCGGACCGGCCTGCGGACGACCTGCCATCTGATGCTGCCGCTCGCCGACGACGCCGGGGCGATCCGCTACGTGCTCACCGCCCAGACCTTCGGGACGCTGCGCAACCTCAACCATGCACCGTTCCTGCAAGCCGACGACTTCCAGTCCGGGCGGATGGCCATCGTGCGAACGCGCTAG
- a CDS encoding response regulator transcription factor, translated as MKSQRILIIEDDEFTRRLLAAFLEKSGFVVTEGGDGKDLHARTRDTAFDLIVLDLNLPDEDGLVLTRQLRARSRVPILMLTSRDDETNRLVGFELGADDYVTKPCNPNELLARVRAILNRSSKPDDKDPAAPIAFRGHTLDLQRHRLTDPQGEEVQLTAGEFHLLSALAMANGRVLSRAQLIDAVGSPEDALTERSVDVLISRLRRKVEANPQEPDLIITVPRYGYRLAVS; from the coding sequence ATGAAGAGCCAACGCATCCTGATCATCGAGGACGACGAGTTCACGCGGCGTCTGCTGGCCGCCTTTCTGGAGAAGTCCGGATTCGTCGTCACCGAGGGCGGCGACGGCAAGGACCTGCATGCCCGCACGCGGGACACCGCGTTCGATCTGATCGTTCTCGACCTCAATCTGCCGGACGAAGACGGCCTGGTCCTGACGCGCCAGCTCCGTGCTCGCTCGCGCGTGCCGATCCTGATGCTGACAAGTCGCGACGACGAAACCAACCGCTTGGTCGGCTTCGAGCTGGGCGCCGACGACTATGTCACCAAACCTTGCAATCCCAACGAGTTGCTGGCGCGCGTGCGGGCGATCCTGAACCGCTCCTCCAAGCCCGACGACAAGGATCCCGCCGCGCCGATCGCCTTCCGGGGTCATACCTTGGACCTTCAACGTCATCGCCTGACCGATCCGCAGGGCGAGGAAGTTCAACTTACGGCGGGGGAATTCCATCTGCTGTCCGCCCTGGCCATGGCCAACGGTCGCGTCCTGAGCCGGGCGCAACTAATCGATGCCGTCGGAAGTCCGGAGGATGCCCTGACCGAACGATCCGTCGACGTTCTGATCAGCCGTCTGCGGCGCAAAGTCGAAGCGAACCCTCAGGAGCCGGATTTGATCATCACGGTTCCGCGCTACGGCTACCGCTTGGCCGTGAGCTGA
- a CDS encoding hybrid sensor histidine kinase/response regulator, translating to MIALLNRIRFRTKLPLLIAFAALLGGTAVGLISDRAATEQIKSSIDGQLRAHTSTRIEALRTLSESIARDLQVFKSSPAVSQALTSFVAGWTDLGADAEGQLRTLYVESNPHAPRQRDHLEHAEDASLYSVAHSFYHPRLRRHRNIMGYADLLLLSPEGLVLYSVAKANDFAHRIDDESFAGEPVQAAFLAARKQDDAPYVFTDLAETYRLGDRSIIGGVASALKRPDGALLGFLVFVIDVERVNDTLADGQGFGETGQTLLVGADGLLRSRLRSPQEPRVLQQAVEIDPVGWAIGGASGVEQIDWQPPGAAAGRDTIVAYGPADLLGVRYAVIAETPASEVFAPLTSMRHVGLAAGFGVLLVLAVLAFVLARAITQPLDRSTSALRRLMNGDLSVETPMANRTDEIGDLESAVAAFKSAIATREMAERRLRRAKEEADDANRAKSDFLAVMSHEVRTPLHGVLGLLDLIEEDSLTRRQSDALDRAKRSSQTLLGILNDILDLSKIEAGELLVANEAVDLRELARSVTDAYSGVALQKGLDLSCKVEPDVPARLLTDPLRLRQILWNLVNNAIKFTDAGAVLLNVRRSGERVVFCVSDTGIGIASESLTRLFEPFQQADASTTRRFGGTGLGLSISQRLAELLGGTIEAESELGRGARFSLSVPALAAEEQRGGASLRQDVRPVVLEDLQSGLKLSAEGEASPGPLRGRVLIAEDDPTGAFVLQQVLTREGYAATVARDGKDALRVLRDGIYDLLITDYHMPDLNGIDLMRQLRASPQSARLPIIALTADARESATAKCRAAGASVTLTKPVAKGRLVQTIGDLIGGAKARPVAPAEERGDPDDEEFAVFDPAYLREIFASFEEARGTIDEFLEDMSGKVERAAQALAAEAESELAAEAHRAASACFFMGAMRLGACWRALETAASDGDLDGGASQHAELVRELSVLRREIGRGLLN from the coding sequence GTGATTGCATTGCTCAATCGCATCCGCTTCCGCACAAAGCTGCCTCTGTTGATCGCTTTCGCAGCCTTGCTCGGAGGAACTGCGGTTGGCTTGATCTCCGACCGGGCGGCCACAGAACAGATCAAGTCGTCGATCGACGGTCAGCTTCGTGCACACACTAGCACACGCATCGAAGCCTTGCGTACCCTCTCCGAAAGCATTGCCCGGGATCTTCAAGTCTTCAAGTCGTCGCCCGCCGTCAGTCAGGCCCTGACCAGTTTCGTCGCGGGCTGGACGGACCTGGGGGCGGATGCCGAGGGTCAGCTCCGGACGCTCTACGTCGAGAGCAACCCTCATGCTCCGCGCCAGCGCGATCACCTGGAGCACGCCGAAGACGCCTCGCTCTACTCGGTCGCGCACAGTTTCTATCACCCCCGGCTGCGGCGTCATCGCAACATCATGGGCTATGCCGACCTGCTCCTGCTCTCGCCCGAAGGCCTGGTGCTCTACAGCGTGGCAAAGGCCAACGACTTCGCTCATCGCATCGACGACGAGAGCTTCGCGGGCGAGCCGGTTCAGGCCGCCTTTCTGGCCGCGCGGAAGCAGGACGACGCGCCCTACGTCTTCACGGATCTTGCCGAGACCTATCGCCTCGGCGACCGATCGATCATCGGCGGTGTCGCAAGCGCGCTCAAGCGGCCGGACGGCGCGCTGCTGGGCTTCCTGGTCTTTGTCATCGATGTCGAGCGGGTGAACGACACACTGGCCGACGGCCAAGGCTTCGGCGAGACCGGCCAGACCCTTCTCGTCGGGGCGGACGGTTTGCTGCGCAGCCGCTTGCGCTCGCCGCAGGAACCGCGAGTCCTGCAGCAGGCGGTCGAGATCGATCCGGTCGGCTGGGCGATCGGCGGTGCATCCGGTGTCGAGCAGATCGATTGGCAGCCTCCGGGCGCCGCCGCGGGACGCGACACCATCGTGGCCTACGGGCCGGCGGACCTGTTGGGCGTTCGCTATGCCGTGATTGCCGAGACGCCGGCTTCGGAAGTTTTCGCACCGCTGACCTCGATGCGCCATGTCGGCCTGGCCGCGGGCTTCGGCGTGCTGCTCGTGCTTGCCGTTCTCGCCTTCGTGCTGGCGCGTGCCATTACGCAGCCGCTCGACCGCAGCACCTCCGCCCTGCGCCGGTTGATGAACGGCGATCTGTCGGTGGAGACGCCGATGGCGAACCGGACCGACGAGATCGGCGATCTGGAAAGCGCCGTTGCCGCCTTCAAATCGGCGATTGCCACGCGCGAGATGGCGGAGCGCAGGCTCCGGCGCGCGAAGGAGGAGGCGGACGATGCCAATCGGGCGAAATCCGATTTTCTCGCCGTCATGAGCCATGAGGTGCGAACGCCGCTGCATGGCGTGCTGGGGCTCCTGGACCTTATCGAGGAGGACTCTCTGACCCGCCGGCAAAGCGATGCGCTGGACCGCGCGAAGCGCTCCTCCCAAACCCTCCTGGGTATCCTGAACGACATCCTCGATCTTTCGAAGATCGAAGCCGGCGAATTGCTGGTCGCCAACGAAGCCGTCGATCTCCGCGAGTTGGCGCGCAGCGTGACGGATGCCTATTCAGGTGTCGCCCTGCAGAAAGGTTTGGATCTCTCCTGCAAGGTTGAGCCCGATGTTCCGGCACGCCTTCTGACCGATCCTCTCCGGCTGCGGCAGATTCTCTGGAACCTGGTCAACAACGCGATCAAGTTCACCGATGCCGGCGCGGTGCTGCTGAACGTCCGCCGCAGCGGCGAGCGGGTCGTCTTCTGCGTCAGCGACACCGGCATCGGGATCGCATCGGAGTCGCTGACGCGCCTGTTCGAGCCCTTTCAGCAAGCGGATGCCTCCACCACGCGCCGCTTCGGCGGAACCGGGCTCGGCCTCAGCATCTCGCAGCGCCTCGCCGAGCTTCTGGGCGGTACGATAGAAGCCGAGAGCGAGCTCGGTCGCGGCGCCCGCTTCAGCCTCAGCGTGCCCGCGCTGGCGGCCGAGGAGCAACGCGGTGGGGCGTCGCTCCGCCAAGATGTCAGGCCGGTGGTTTTGGAGGACCTGCAGAGCGGGCTGAAGCTGTCGGCCGAGGGTGAGGCCTCCCCCGGACCCTTGCGTGGGCGCGTCCTGATCGCCGAGGACGATCCGACCGGCGCCTTCGTTCTGCAGCAGGTTCTGACGCGCGAGGGGTACGCCGCGACGGTGGCGCGTGACGGCAAGGATGCGCTGCGGGTTCTCCGTGACGGAATCTACGACCTGCTGATCACCGACTACCATATGCCGGACCTGAACGGGATCGACCTGATGCGGCAGCTTCGGGCGAGCCCTCAAAGCGCGCGCTTGCCGATTATCGCGCTGACGGCGGATGCCCGGGAGAGCGCGACCGCGAAGTGCCGCGCCGCCGGTGCGAGCGTGACCCTGACCAAGCCGGTTGCAAAAGGTCGGCTCGTCCAGACCATCGGCGACCTGATCGGCGGCGCAAAGGCCCGGCCGGTCGCCCCTGCCGAGGAGCGCGGCGATCCGGACGACGAGGAGTTTGCCGTTTTCGACCCGGCCTATCTGCGCGAGATCTTCGCATCTTTCGAGGAAGCGCGCGGGACCATCGACGAGTTTCTGGAAGACATGAGCGGGAAGGTCGAGCGGGCGGCCCAAGCGCTCGCCGCCGAGGCCGAGAGCGAACTCGCGGCCGAGGCGCATCGCGCCGCCAGCGCCTGCTTTTTCATGGGAGCCATGCGCCTCGGCGCCTGTTGGCGCGCCTTGGAAACGGCGGCCTCCGACGGCGATCTGGACGGTGGCGCGTCGCAGCATGCCGAGCTGGTACGGGAGCTGTCCGTCTTGCGTCGCGAGATCGGGCGGGGCCTGCTGAACTGA
- a CDS encoding transporter substrate-binding domain-containing protein, translating into MIALAAVVGTTAPGRAAETSEDVRVLRIATEGAYPPFNYVDESGDLGGFDVDFTWALCAVMEVECILVAEPWNSIIDGLVENRYDAIVASMSVTEERKSRVAFTDKYYSTPMRFVAKRDSFVGKTEVKGRAVGAQAETTSFDYLKDGYPFGQGLYAFETMEEAYAALLTGEVEAVLTDSLVAWDFLKSEPGQAFSFVGDPIYTDTEIAIAVRKGDEDLRQSINRAITLLIINGTYQEINQKYFPFSIY; encoded by the coding sequence GTGATCGCGCTTGCTGCCGTCGTCGGCACGACGGCCCCTGGCCGTGCGGCGGAAACGTCGGAAGACGTCCGTGTTCTGCGTATTGCGACCGAAGGCGCCTATCCGCCCTTCAACTATGTCGACGAGAGCGGCGACCTCGGCGGCTTCGACGTCGACTTTACCTGGGCGCTCTGCGCCGTGATGGAGGTCGAGTGCATCCTGGTCGCCGAGCCCTGGAACAGCATCATCGACGGCCTCGTCGAGAATCGCTACGACGCCATCGTCGCCAGCATGTCGGTCACCGAGGAACGCAAGAGCCGGGTCGCCTTCACTGACAAGTACTACAGCACGCCGATGCGCTTCGTCGCGAAACGGGACAGCTTTGTCGGCAAAACCGAGGTGAAGGGACGGGCCGTCGGCGCCCAGGCGGAGACGACGTCGTTCGACTATCTCAAGGATGGCTATCCCTTCGGCCAGGGTCTGTACGCCTTCGAGACCATGGAAGAGGCCTATGCCGCCCTGCTCACCGGCGAGGTCGAGGCAGTTCTGACGGATAGCCTCGTTGCCTGGGATTTCCTGAAGTCCGAACCGGGACAGGCCTTCTCCTTCGTGGGCGACCCGATCTACACGGACACCGAGATTGCGATCGCCGTCCGCAAGGGCGACGAGGATCTCAGGCAAAGCATCAACCGGGCCATCACGCTCCTGATCATCAACGGGACCTATCAAGAGATCAATCAAAAGTACTTTCCCTTCAGCATCTACTGA
- a CDS encoding PAS domain-containing protein: MAQGLAASQQADRLLQRLSACTSIVAHLSLIERRGDAGERLFYRFAGSEAERAAGRTMAGRSLALLPTRNGWIEQVMRNVAIVQHTGRPLYSEGAFLTFRNGGAGVRASCELLLPLFDAAAAPSSTLMLQKVCLLDRAHSEPFLFADDFRPGRRVLVGQRSAKQPGARAFEGQAGSLPPRT; this comes from the coding sequence GTGGCGCAAGGGTTGGCGGCGTCGCAGCAGGCAGACCGGCTCCTCCAGCGCTTGTCGGCTTGCACCTCCATCGTTGCCCATCTGTCTCTTATCGAACGACGGGGCGACGCTGGAGAGCGTCTCTTCTACCGCTTCGCCGGGAGCGAGGCCGAACGGGCGGCGGGCCGCACCATGGCCGGGCGCAGCCTCGCCCTCCTGCCGACCCGCAATGGCTGGATCGAGCAGGTGATGCGCAACGTCGCCATCGTCCAGCACACAGGGCGGCCGCTCTACAGCGAAGGGGCCTTTCTAACCTTCCGCAACGGGGGTGCCGGCGTTCGGGCGAGCTGCGAGCTGCTGCTGCCGCTGTTCGACGCGGCGGCTGCGCCGTCCTCTACTCTGATGCTTCAAAAGGTCTGTCTGCTGGACCGTGCGCACAGCGAGCCCTTTCTCTTCGCCGACGATTTTCGGCCTGGCCGCCGGGTCCTGGTCGGACAGCGGAGCGCGAAACAGCCTGGAGCGCGAGCATTCGAGGGGCAAGCGGGTTCGCTTCCGCCTCGAACGTGA